The segment ttacaatcttgtgcgctcactttctttaTTATGATGAAGTTGgtccctattttttttttttggggggggggggggggggggagtgtaataaatggaagtgaaagtCAAGATTATTTTGTACGAGGCTGGTCCCTTTACATTCAAAATTGATGCGACGTGCCTGtcttatatatgtgtatattgtGCGCATTGTCTATTTACAATCATACcgttgccccttgagggccccTAATTGTTCAATAAAATGAACTGAATTGAATTGTATTGCTATTTGTATCGATCAGCAAtcacttttatgataaaaatctcGAGGGCCAATGAGATAAGACTGCCGGACGGATTATCGGGGACAAAGTGTTAAAACTTCAAATAGAAATGACACCAGACCAACCCATACTTTACGAACTAAACTTATCTCGAGCTCCTGTGCCGAGCTACACATGAGCCGATGGTACTTGTTGAGATTGGGATATTTTAGAAGAATAAAGAAGGAGGGTTTGAAAACTTAGATGATGAGGTCGCCGAGCAGATattcttataataaaataatatatacgcCAATATGTGATATAGTAGTTGTCaatttgcatgattttttttttatacatttttaattttcttctctaGTATGACAAcatatcaatttcaaccaaatttgaaaGGCTTTAAAACGCACCCTTGGGTGATGGGTTGTCAAATTATACCATAAGCTTTTAGATAAATTTAATGTTAATGGGATTCAAATACTTCAGTTCCCACTCAAAACATAAAAGTTCGCCATTTTCATAACGTGATTTTGTAAAAGTGTGTTCTGTTTTCACTCCTGTTTATGTGGATAtgatcttgatttaatgaacaacgTATTTCTCACGTTCTTTTAAATAGTTCTAAAATGATATGTCATGCCAGCTTCTTTtagataattgaaaaaaaatgtcgaTTTACATTGATTTGTATTCCTTTACTAGTCTCATAAAATAAGTATTAAAAACAGTTCTAATtacaaacattaaaatacctgTACACTGAAACAAACGTGACTCTCATTAACGTAGACCTTTCATTTTCACCAATGTGATATATTCTCAGCAATTACTCAACAATAAATTCTATCAAACCTCTAATCCAATCTAGGCATCCTGTTTCAAGAGGAGTAAAAAATATTGGGATTAATACACTCTCAGAATActcataatttttataatatttcaattactttaaaaaaccATAATGAGTTCATAAAATACTATTGTCTCCAGTaatgaatatataataattCTGATACCGAATGAATACCTcctaaaaatcaaatgtattctTATCATTGATACCGAAAATATTGAGGAATACAGAATTGgatttgaattaattaaaaaggTGTCACTTTATTATTGATTGAAAGTTTTAACCATGCAACTTTTCATATATATGCAGAAAACAGAGAAGGGGACAAACACTTGATCTTTGATTGCTAAGGTACACAAGTATCTTTTGCTATTTATGGTTATACAACTATGTTAATTACAAGTATTGTAGATCTCTTATTTTGCTCTAGTTCTTAATTCCGCGATTTAATCTTTTTGCATAAAATCGTGAGAACGCCAAACTTCATTatagtttcatttagtttaccTCTGTCTCGAAAATAAAAGTGTggttttaaaattcgcgagttGTGCCTCTTGTACTTATAGGTAGATATTAATTGAATTCCTCACTTTTAGTTAGAAATCCACAGTATTAAATattgatgtatacatgtactttataggACAAAATGAGATTGTATTCCTACAGCAAAAAGTGCTGCCTAATTATATAACTAAGGTGGTATATCTAATCATGTCAAATAATGCCACTTTTTTTCCAACAATGCTAGGCAAAAATTATTTCGTTTACAAAAAaatctcatatacatgtaatcataatAATTATGTTTCTTGTCCATGAGGTTTTATGCCAAGCACAAGAGATACTATGTTCCTCACATGAGATAAGTTCTTGGTATGAGACAACATATTGCCTCAAAATCAAATGAGTTATATATAATGCTACCTGGCACTATGTCATGTGCAATTAGAATTTTTGCCAagtatcattgaaaaaaataatcttataacagaatatcaaataaaggaagttttaaaatcattgaGCATTGATAAACAGTGAACACAATTAATATGTAAATGTGAGCAACGTTTTCCTGTACAAAATATACAGATATACAATGGGGTCTTCACAAATAacaatttgtacaaaaatactCAGCCTTCCATTCCACTATTAGAGTTAAGATGGAATGCATAAGAGATACACAAACAATAGTCTTACAGCTATCATGATCAGATATCGTAACCACATACACATGGCAAAAAAAGGAAGAATATATCCTAATGTAAATGTTACAATATGGTGAAGTGAATCTTGGAATTTTGTTAATTGATAGCATTGGTTGTTGTATATTCTGCATCACATCATATATTGTGTTTGACATAGTCCCTCCAATCATCAATAGAGGCGTTCATCTCCATAAACAAAGCCTTGGCATAGACCCTCAGAATATAAAACAGTGTCACAAAGTCTGTGGTGCTGAAAAAAGTGTCAGCGAGGGCAAATGTGAGCGTTGACGGGATAAAACCTTGGCCATACTCCACCATCCAGGTGTCGGCTTCAAAGTAGACCGCTGTCGCATTCCCCATTGGGTGCGGCACAGTGTCACCTACAGAGAAACACCAGTACACAAAAATGAGGTCTGTAAGTGAATATCAAAGAGAAGTTAAATTGGCCACCTTATCTATTAGGAAGAATGAGTGAAGATGTGTTACAGTTATCTAAAAATTTACACCTAACTGTAATATAGCTTAGTCTTTAAAGAAATACTGACCGCTCTTAAAGATGTGGGCTTGTAGTTCCCCCTCCCGCCATTGTCTCATGGATCCTGTAATCAGGGTGTCGGAAATCTCTGCCCAGTATCGacctaaaaacaaaattcaagaattttaattataacaaatgtttgtttttgttactAATAGTTTAATTAAGCATACGCACTTGGTTATACTActatattttgcaaatatttgaGTGAATAATCCTTTTCGATGAtactaaaataatttaatgcaaaaaaattctaaacataGACTTGGGTAACACAtccaaatgaaaaagaaaaattttcaaattcagtacatgtatatcaaaaacagaaaaaaagaacaaaaaaagattctaggaaagataactctaacatGCTTGGTTTTACCTGCAAAAGATATTTTCTTGGATAGTTCTTTTTtggatttaagaaaaaaaaaatgcaaaacttgaaatacaaaataataacatGTGAATAAATACTTCACTAGTACCCATTTAGTCTGATACTGTATGTAGATTAGATAATTTATCTTCTAAAGTGCTCTAAAATAAATCAGTGTGTATTTGAATGTGTGATGGTCAATGAGATACATACGTCCcgtttatcatgaacatatttttgatggagttaatacatttataaattcaATTCTAATAATCATAATCATCTGTCTTCATGATCTCAAAGTCTAGAGGATATTACATTTGATGTTGtcttacttttatttatattaaagaaatatatttacatttttcagtgttttaatttgcttgtgataacactacgtattgattttgtactatacagtccaatTAATTCAAATGTTGTTTAATTGGGGCACGAGCAGGGTTTGCTTATCTATAATCAAAGATTTAATcatacaattgctgaaaattatataaataaatgtaataaggAATCCTTATTTGAATagtatgaggtgataattttgttcgggtgtgatcaaatctatcattctATTGGACTTTTATCATgccccaaccaaaattatcatctcataatactcaaagagggattccttattccttaaatacagTATAGAAATGAAACCAAGTTTTAAATGAGAATATGTCCAGGATCCCTGAGCCCACAGATCATGCTCATTAATAAATAATTCTCAATTCAACTACTACTCCAATATTCTCccactttgaaatttgaaatcaaGGATAAAAAGATACAATAAGACCAAACATTAACAATGTTAAAGACCTGGAGTTTCCGTCTTGCCCCATACCTGAATGACCTGATGTCTCTACAGCTGTGCCAAAGAACAGAATGTACTCTGTTAGAGAGGCATGCATAAGACACATGCTCCCCATCCAACCCCCGGCGTTCATGAAAATCCACTGCATGTCTTCCTCGGGCAGAATGTGTCCAGGGTACTTCCTCCGAAGGACTGTGGCTATTTTATCAAATGCAGTCTtagcttctgaagattttacACCTGCAGTATATTATTAAGTTTTATCATCTTGTCTCAAATAGGATTTACGTTATGAGAAGTAAAATAAATGTAGAGTATATAGTTGTTCCAATTATCATTGTTCAGTTCATTAGAAGTAGAGTACATACATAAACAGCATTGGCATTATGGTAATTATAAATGCCTAACCCGTTTATCATCTTTTTCACAGAATTTAActtaaatgacatattttttatattttaaatcaaaatgtaaaataatgaataCAATTTAATGGTGGCGTAAATTAACAGGTAATCAATATATGTTAGTTTTAACCAAATATTGATTCTGTCACTCCTGTCAGTTCTTGTTAGACACAAGCTTATATGTCAATCTTGTCAAAATTAGACGTGTAAAAACGCTTCTCTACGATATAGCGAATCAAAGAGAGTTTGAAGTTTGATCTTAAGTAAATGGAAGCTATggatgaaaaaagaaaacttgcATTGTCATACAGAGGCCAATACCACCTTTAATGCAAAAATTAGTTATTGGACACAAATACAAGATTTCAACAATAAAACAAGTTTAGTATGTTTCAAGAAATGCTGTTTAAAAAactgaactttttttattttacaacgattaaTAAGCAAGttttacaacttatattaatatctctcgttggcatgGATGTTAAcacgagggggtcattggtgtgggaagaagccggagtacccggagagaacccaagtgtccaagcgggcgaccgctataccctatcacatacaaccactgtcggtcacggggatcgaactcgggttgCAGCGGTGAAAAGCGTGTGCAAGGAGTGCTGTTTACTGTGCGAAAaaaatataccccccccccttacatAGTAGAACTTTACATACTAAACTAAAAataaggattaaaaaaaaaccacattgaTTTATATCAACCATTTTAAGCTTATTATTTAAGCTTAAACAGATATCATCAGTAAATAACTTGTGTATAAAGACCAAGAGCTAGTTGTTCCTTTTTCCTAAAAGGAGTCATTCAAATAATCAATGCatcttgttttagtttatcaaTTTAGGTAAtactaggtacatgtaaataccatACAATTGGAGTGTTGTTTGAGTACATTAGAGTATATTTAAGGTTCTTCGGGTTGACATTTTTTTGagaatgtcatttttttcatgtgtGTTTATCAAATACTGGAAAGCAATTAACTTTTACTTGCGGgaaagaatttttcaaaaggtCCCGGGAACCTCATCCTCACAAATATTTCTTGCTAAGAATCAGTTCTTGCCCTATAGGTGTTAGAACAACACAGTTGTAGATTAAGGTTGATCGCAAAAATAAGTCACCATAGATGAGTTTATCTTAGGTTATTTGGGAAATAAAGTCGTCACAAATAGgcattgaaaaacaatgcataTAAAGCATATGATGTATTATGGTCTCCAATTGAACCAAATTACACAGAGTATTAATGGTATACACTAAGTGCCCTGATGTATCAAAGGTCATAAATGTATGGATGTATCATTGGAGTTCCATAGGGTTCCTTCGGATACCTAGTGATGACCTATcaagtgttttaaatttgtattattagggtatccttttCTATGGTGTATTAAGATTTATAAGTCTGTTTTATTAGGGTATCTTTTAGAGTTTCTTGGGATTTCCGTGGGGTTCCCTAGGCTTTTTAGAGGTAAGTCTGggataccaatgagtcccctTGGGGTTCCATTGGGTTCTATGGGGTATCAACTTTTATGAATCTGTATTAAAACGGTATCCTTTAAGTTCCATGGGGTATCCATGGGGTTCCGTGGAATACCTTGTGGTGTTTGAGATATCAAAAAGACCCCAAGGTGTATCAAGagatataaaattgtgttattagggtatccttagggttccttgggatatcaaaaattataaaatttaaattactgGTGTACTGGTATCCTTGGAGTTCCTTGAAGTATCTGTAGGATGTGTAAGGGATAACAATGAGTCCCAAGGGGtatcaagaattttaaatttgtattattagggtatccttggggtaatTTTGGGGTTCCTTGAGATATCTTTGGGGTTCTATGGTGTATCAAGAattatgattctgtattattGGGGtacttggagttccttgggatatcctTGTGGTTCTTACAGGTGTGTCTGGAAAGTCAATGAGTCCCAAGGGGTATCaagagttttaattttgtattattatgGTATCCTTTGGGTTCTATGGTGTATCAGaagttataaatctgtattattagggtatccttggagttccttgggtaTCCATGGGATTCCCTGGGGTTCTTAGAGGTTGGTCTTGGATACTAATGAGTACCCAGGGGTACCaagagtttgaattttttatttttagggtaTCCTTGAGGTTCCTTTGGGTTCTATGGTGCATCAagagttataaatctgtattatttCGGCAtctttggggttccttggggtatccatGGGGTACCGAGGGGTGACCCTTGCACTCTAATGAGACCCCCTAGGGTATTAATAGTTATTAAATTCTATaattggggttccttggggttccttggggtttccttggggttccttggggtttccttggggttccttggggttaaaagacATGCCGAGTTTAGCGTGTGTACTTTGAAACAAACATATAACTGTTTTcttaaaagaacaaaataattatgtaatatttttttattttgtc is part of the Magallana gigas chromosome 3, xbMagGiga1.1, whole genome shotgun sequence genome and harbors:
- the LOC105340549 gene encoding sigma non-opioid intracellular receptor 1 gives rise to the protein MGLCGVGCLHSIAKWVLVLCFLAFCIQYWLNKKQHLTSGEEIAAIVKKYSGVKSSEAKTAFDKIATVLRRKYPGHILPEEDMQWIFMNAGGWMGSMCLMHASLTEYILFFGTAVETSGHSGRYWAEISDTLITGSMRQWREGELQAHIFKSGDTVPHPMGNATAVYFEADTWMVEYGQGFIPSTLTFALADTFFSTTDFVTLFYILRVYAKALFMEMNASIDDWRDYVKHNI